The DNA region GTTGCTGTTTTTAATATTGCTATAATGATTCAATCCATTGTTAATTTTCTCAGATTCTAATTTTGATAATTTAACAAAACCGTTTTCTTCAGACATAGTAAGTTCATCTGAAGGCTTTTCATCTTCATTTTCTTGTTTGGCCCAAGGAATTTCACTTGGAACATGAGATTGATTTTCTGAGCTTTTTGGGTCTTCTATTGGTTCTAGAGGATTTCCAATGTTTTCTTGTGTTTCTTCTTCAGTTTCTATTTTAGTATTGGATTCTTCTCGTTGGCTTGAATTTTCAATATTATTTGAATCTTCCGGTGATACAATAATTTCTGGCACTGGAATATTTTCCTTTTTTGGTACAACTATAACTTTTATTTCTGAGTTTTCGGGCTTATTTTTGGGTGCAGTAAAATATTTATATGCAAAATAAGTAACTGGTACCGCAATAGCGGCGCCCACCAAAATAGGCCAATATTTTGCTGATCCTTCAATTTTTTGACTCACTGTTTCTTTGTTAAAAATTGAAGAAATACCTAATTGGCCCCAGCTGAAAGCCTGTGCTGAGCTGGAAATGAAGAAAGCTCCTAAGAGCGAAAGTAAGATTGAACGATAAATTTTATTAAATTTCATAAAAAACCACCATTTTTTAGCTAGATTGAAAGTAATATATAGTGTTATTTTAGCACAGAATCAATCTTTTGCAAGAAAAAGTTTCAAATAGAAAAGTATTTGTTTTCTATAGGGTATATTTGAGTGGGCAATATTCAAATTTTTTGTTTTTTTAGAGCTATTTTGATAGCTTGATATCACGAATTTTGACAAAGAAACATAATTTTAAGGAGAACATCAATGATATTACCAATTATTATAGTTTTAAGCTTGATAAATTCAATTTATGCTATGGAGCTTGATCCTTACCTAGGCAATAGAGACAATAGTTTGATAAAAATCGAGGAAGCAAATATATCTATTATTTTTCCCGATAAAACAACAGAAAATTATCCGCGTTCTTTTTTAGAAAGATTTGGTGTGATCAAAGCTATGCTCAAAGAAAAGTTTGAGGAAAATAATCAGTTAGATTTATCTGCATTTCCAAATAATAAGTTAAATAAACAAGCATTTGATTTGTTATATAAAGGCATGGGTAATTGCCAATATAATCAGTTTTCTCGGAATAATGAAAACTTAAAAAAAATTGTGCAAATTGCAGATTATTTGCAAGTTGATGAGATAGTGCAAGATAAAATTTATGAAAGAATTATTGAATTATTGCTCAATTATCAAGATTCTTTTGCTATATGTGAGCAGCCTTCAGCATTTAATCCATTTGCATTAAATCATAATCAGGAAAAAGAAATTGCAAAAAAAATTATTAAGAGTTTAGAAGCTAAATTACTCTCATTTTTAAAATCTAGAGTATATGATGGCGTTAATGCAATGTGCTTTCATCCAGATAGGAATCAAATTGCTTTAGGAGGGCCTGGAGCGAGAGTAAAGGTTTTAGATTTTTCTGATAATGAATTAAAGATAATTTTAGATAAAAAAGTTTCGGATTTTCCACAAACATTAAATAATATGCATTATAGCCAAAACGGTAATGTTATTGCGATGCAAGCTCAAGATGCACTATGGTTATGTAATGCCAAAACAGGAGAGTTAATACATAGTCTAAGTCTAAAAACTTATTATATTAGATCGGTTTGTTTTAGCCCAGATAGCAAATGGATTTTAGTAGCGTGGGAAAGTTATAACGAAGTTATTAAATGTCAATTAATTAACGTTGAATCTGGCCAATTAGTTTATTCTTTTTTTTCAAAAATAAATTTTTCAACTTCAAAAATACGAATGTGCTTTAATCCTCAAGGCACTATTTTTGCTTTAAGGGGAGATCAAGATATTGAGATATGGTATATAGCTGAAAACAATAGTGTTACATTAAACAATGATAATAAAACTATAAATTCTTTTCAATTTAGTCCAAGTGGGAAACATTTAATTGCTGCCATAGATAATTCGGTAAATATTTTGGATCTAACTTCAAGGCAAATTTTAAAGAAATTATGCTGTGATAATGTTGTTTTTTCCGTTAGTTATAGTGCGGATGAAAATTATATTATTGCTCGTTTAAAAGATAAAATAAATATATGGGAAAATCATTCGTATAAATTAATTGATACTCTATTTTTAAATGTAGATTTTAGTTCGAATTTTAATATAGAAGGTTTATTTGGGTTTAATTTGCATGAGACTATAGAGGAATGGAAAGAAAAAATACATCTATTAAAAAGTATTTATCATAAGAATTTTGATAAGAATTCATTGAAAAATTTATCATTTTACCGTTTGTTCTTTAATAAGAAATATACAAAAGTTGCTGGATGGCAGCCTGACGGCGGGTTCTTTTTATGTGATATAGAAACTTTAATCCAATTATATAAAAACTATACGAAGCAACAAGCGTTATTACTCGCATATGCTGTCAATAATAATGGTATTTATATCTGCGAGCATAAAAATCGTAATTTGCTTAACCTTTACAAATTGTGGAATGAACAAACTAGAAAAGCATTATCTGATTTGATTATTCCGATCTGTAGTAAATGTAAGCAACAATAAGCCTTTTGAAATGATAAAAAATTACAATAAAATTTGCGATGAAATATCAAAGCTTTTTTTATCTAACTTGCAGCTGAATATTGAGTGGCTTTGAAATATCCACTAGAGAGCCTGGAAGTGGTTTTTGATTTATTACGGTGCAATTTTGGCACTGATGCGAAGAATCAACCATAAGAGTATGAAAGATTTTTGGTTTGAGATTATAACCATCAAGGAATTTAATCACTTCGTCTATAGGTAATTCTTTAAAAGAAGGAAGAAGTACAGGCTTAGAATCATCTCCTGAAAAATACAATATTATGGATTTTTGCAATGGAGTGCCTGGATTTGGTATCTGAGCAATACAGGTGTCTTTTGGATAATTACTTTGCAAGATATATTCCTTATAAGGGATACGTTTTTGTTTGAGCAGAGATAAAATTTCTTCTTTTTGCATACCAATAAGGTTCGGAGTAATAAGTTTTTCTGATTGTTTCGATACCACACAAAATATGGTTTGGTTTGATTTTATTGCCTGGTGTGCTGCTGGAGATTGGGTAATTATGGTTCCTTCAGGCAAATCATTGTCCTCTTTTTGGCCAAGAATGCGAAGGTTTAAATTTTCACAAGAAAGTAGCAATACTGCTGCTGCAATATTTTTTCCAATGAGTGCCGGTGTTTTAATGATAGGCGTATGGAAAAAGACCGAAATCAACGCATAACCTATAATAAAACTGGTAAAGGGAAGAATCCAAAGATATTCATGAAATTTTATGAATATTTGCATAGTTATTCAATTAATATTCTCAGGCAAGCAATAAGCCGGATTCTGTATCATAATCTAAAGACCATGATTGACAATCATTCATCTTGGCGACCTACCCGCATGTTTAAATCGGAACGAAAAACCGCACATGCTTATTTGGTCTTGCTCCAGATAGGGTTTGCCCCTACAATACATTACTGCATTGCATTGTGCGCTCTTACCGCACATTTTCACCCTTACCATCCTAAAAAAAGATGGCGGTTATTTTCTGTGGCACTTTCCATGGGCTTACGCCCCCCTTAGTTGAATATTTTCTCCTAAGGTATCTTTTTCGTTTGGAGTCCGGACTTTCCTCTAGAAGCTTCTTTTGCTTCTAGCGACTGTCTAGCTTGCCTTTGAATTTATATTTCAATATTACTGTTAGTACTATTATATTAACACAAATTATTTTCATTGCATAGGGATATGAATATTGTATGGGAATGCCGAAAATCATTAAAAGCCCGGGCTTTATTGCGAGGAACAAAATTAGGGCAAAATAGCTTAAGCTATTTTCGTCAATGTTTAATATTTTTTGTGATATTTGTATGCATATGATTATTATTATGAGAAATAAAAATGAAAATAATATCGTGTCATATATTAAAACATCAAATATAAGTAAAAAAATAATAATAAAGATATTGAGCGAAAATGATTTATTTAAAACGCTAATAATAAAGAAACAAAATAATGCATTGATTATATTTTGATTAAAAAAATAAACCGAACCCAAATCTAAGATAAAAAGCAATATTGTCAGAAGATAAAAAGTAAGATAATATAACATCTCATTTGAAATTGTTTCTAGGATTAAATAATTTTTTGTAATTTTATATTGACAATGAATCTTATTCAAGTAATTTGTATAACGTTGTTACGTTTTAACCTTTTTTAGGAGTTTATCTTATATGAAGAAAATTTTTTTAACTATCATGGCGGCAATCTTAATGAGCAGTAATGCATCTATGGTTGCTAATGATACGATGCCTATGGATGAGCCAAAAACAGAAAATGTTTTTAAATCTATAGTTAAAAAATTATCCCCTACATCAGTAAGAAGTTTTGTTAGTGATAACAAGCTATATGTAGGAGCAGCGCTTGCAGTTGTATTTGGTCTTTATGCTTCTTCAAAATGCCCAAAAATTAGAAAAATGATTGGCATGGATGATGAAGAAACAAGAACAAAATCTATACCAAATCCAGAAGTAATTAATCCTGATAGGGCTTAATATTTCTGTATGAAAAAAGATATGAAAAGGGCCGCATGAGCGGCCTTTTTTTATAATAATAAAGATGAGAATTTTTTATTTTCTTTTTATACTTATCGTTATAAGTATTTCTACTGCTCTTGGAGCATTTTTTTTTATTTTTCACAGTCAATATATCGATTTTTCTCCTTTGCAAAATTATAATCCTGGTAGACCTACTATTATTTTGGATGATCAGGGTAATGAATGGGCACGATTTCAACTTGACCGTCGAGAACCAATTCTTTTTGAAGAGATACCGGAACATTTAAAACAGGCTTTTATTGCCGCAGAAGATCATGATTTCTGGTCTCATGCGGGCATTTCTTGGAAAGGAATTATCCGGTCATTTTTTATTAACTGTTATTATGGCCGTATTGTGCAAGGTGCAAGTACCATCACACAACAATTAGTAAAGTTATTATTTTGTGATGCACGCAAAACACTTGCAAGAAAAATTAAAGAACAATTTATTGCATTAATTGTTGAAAAACAATTTAGCAAAGAACATATTTTTCAAACATATTTAAATCATGTATATTTTGGATGCGGTATTTATGGAGTTGAAGCGGCTTGTCAGCGTTTTTGGAAAAAACATGCATCAGAAATTTCTTTAGATGAAGCAGCCGTATTAGCAGCAGTAGTAAAATCGCCTGGTCAGTATTGTCCTTTGTTGTTTCCTTTATCTACTCAAAAACGTCGTGATATTATTTTACACGCGATGTATCAATTGGGATTTATAAAACAAGAAGAATATGAAACTGCAAAACAAAAAGATTTACATCTTATTGACGAAAAACAAATCATTGTAGCGCCACATCTTAAAGAAACAATTCGTATATTTTTAGAACAGTTAATTGGAAAAGATACACTATATTCTAAAGGATTAATTGTACAAACTACTATTAATAAAAATATTCAGATTTGCGCACAAAATCAGTTTAATAACCAAATAAAGCTAGTTAAAGATCGGTTAATGCATGATATTGATGGAGCACTAATTTGCATGCATAGTAAAACTGGTGAAATAAAAGCATTAGTAGGAGGTGCTAATTTTAAATTATCAAAGTTTAATCGAGCTTTGCAGGCTAAACGACAATTTGGTTCTATTTTTAAACCTATTGTATTTGCTGCTGCAATTAATAATGGTATGTCATTTGCCGATACAGAAATTGATGAACCATTTTGTATTGAACAAGGCGGTTATATATGGAAGCCCCAAAACTCCTCATGTCAGTATGAAGGACAAATGACATTAGCACGGGCCTTATGTTATTCAAACAATATCATTACTATAAAAACACTTTTAAAAGTGGGCATATCAAATGTAATTGAACTTGCTAAAAAATTACATTTGAGTGGTTCTTTGCCGCCATATCCATCATTAGCGCTAGGATGTATTGACGGCACATTAAAAGAAGCAGCCGGTATGTTTAACGTTTTTGCTAACAATGGCGTATATATAGAGCCTCATTTTATAAAGTGGGTAAAAAATCAATGGGGGACTAAACTTTGGAAACAAAAAATACCACAACATCAGGTTCTTACCTCTGCAGTAACTGGACAAGTAATAAAAGTCTTAGGGTTAGGTATGGCACGTAAGCGTATGCGGCAACCAGATAATTGGATTACTTGTGATTCGTTTGGTAAAACGGGGACTACAAATGATTGTCGCACTTGTTGGTTTTGTGGTGCTACTACGACTTATACAACGGCGCTTTATTTAGGTTGTGACGATAATCAATCTATGGGCAAACATGTATTTGCTGCAAGTACCGCTTTTCCAATTTGGTTAGAACTTAATAAATGTATTAATCATGAAAAACAAAAATTTTCTTATGATCCTAGCCTTAAAGAAATTTATATTGATAGCAAAACGGGAAAACAATATCGTACAAAAATTAATGCTTCTATTTTCTCGATACTTATTCCAAAAGCTTACCGGTAAATTATTTACTTGATCCCTTATATCTGAAGTTGGCATAGTTAGATAAAAATTAGGAGATAATATGAAAAATCAAAAAATGATTTTGATGCAAGTATTCATCTTTTCCATATCATTTTTATTATACAGCCAAGAAAAAACTGGTGAGCAAAAAATAACCGAAAAATTTAAAGAATTCACCAAGCAAGCAAAAAAAGCTTGGAACGGTGCTGGTGATATGTTAAAAGGAGTAGGGCAAAGTTTTGGTTATGTAACACCAGACTATCATTATAGTTATCGTGTATTTAATGATGCGGCGATTCCTATTTTTATTGCACAAGAACGTTTAACTGGTTTTTTGGGTGCCACATTTCAAGGCAAGATTGTTAAAAGTGCAATTTTAGGGCCTTATTCTAATTCGGTTGATATGTTTTATGATCAGCAACTTTACTTTAATGTATGGTTAGCTGGGGATCCTGAAAAAAAAGAAAAATATCCACAAGATGAACGGCAATTTTTATCAAAATGGGGCGGTATAATTGGTGCAAAAGCTGGCGAAGTTGGGCTAGCTGCCACGGGTGTTGTTGGTGCGGGATTAGTAGGAGTAATTCCTAATGATAAATTAAATGAATTTTTTGGTTCAATAGGCGAAACATTTGGTAGTCTTGTTGGAACAATTGTTCATGCAGTTGGCGGATTTACCCATAAAAATGAATTAGGTAAGTATAAATTACTTTCTAAAACTATTTATCCGTGGCAACCAAAAGATGACAAAATATATTATTATCGAGCTTATACCTATAAAGGGGAGCTGAAAGCAGAATATCTTGATTTAAAAGGTACCACGCCGGAATTTGCGGGACAATTTTTCAATAATACTAAAAAAGATGTCCTATTAAAATTTAAGAAAAATAATAATGAATATACAGTTACGCTCCAACCAGATAGCTTTAATATGCTTGAATCAACCAAGGATATTGACCACTCTATTCGGCCCCCGGGTGATGAGATACGAGGATTTCAGTTTTTTAAAGATCAAGCAACGGAAGAAAATAAAATTACTTTTATGCCACTTGCGCCAGAAGGAATTGGTAATCTTATTAATAAAAGTAAAGATCCAGCAAAACCGGAATTAGAAGTTGTTGGTTCTATGCTATATACCTATGCAATATATGATTTGGAAGGCGATATTGCCGTTGGTATGCAGGGTTTAGCGATTGGAAACTTTGATCAACCAACTTCAGGCAACATTAGAGATATTAATCCAGCTCGTTGCCATATATGGTATAAATCAGCAGCGCAAGCGCAAGCAATTTTGGCAGAAAAAGGAGAGGTTAATTCTGCGACGGTACCAATTGATTTACCGGAACAAGTTTGGATTACCTATAAAACGGATGATTATACATTTTTAAAAAAAATTAATCCAAGTGAGGTGCTTGATTTTACTTTATTGCGGCCACAAATTAAAGAAAAAAATGCTTGTTTATATGTGCTTTCTTTAAAAACAGATGATGATAAAAAAGCACAATTGTTTATTGAACGTTTGCATGAAGGGTTAATAGGACAAGGAGCTATATTTACTGACGTAAGTAAACCTTTAGATAAAAAAAATATTCTTTCAGATATAAATCCAAATCAGAATGGCATTATTATCGATATGCAAGATAAAAATAGTTCAGGTATTAGTGGGATAATTTTATTATCAGACCAATTTTTGCCCGCAGGTGTTGATGATGGGCCATTTTTTTATATTATAGAACCAAGCTTATTACGAGTTGATCAATTTGCTAATGTAATATGGTTTAATAAGGAAGCTTACACAACTGATCAGGCAACAGGAGCAATAGCATTGAAATCAAATATTTTAACCGATTTAGGACAACGATTATCTAAGTGGATTAACGATTTTAAAACGAAACCAGATCAAGTAAGAAAAGCACTAGAGATTTATTTGAAACAAAATGGAAATGAAGGTTTATTTACTAATCCTACTGCAGCACCTGCGAGTAGAAACTTAACTACACAAGGAACAGAATTATTAGAAACACTTATTTTGGGCCCGGTTAGTATTGAAAAGTATCCGATATTAAGAAAATCTGGCCTTAATTATTATGTGTTTGGTTTAGGAGATAAGCCAAAAGAATGGCCTTCATAGAAATGTTTTAATGGTTTTTTTAAATAGATTGTTATCTTTCATGATTTCTTCTTGAGGTAACACTGATATTAATTGAGGGAATTTATCTGCAATTGCTTGTGCATTGAAGTATTGATGATTAGTGGTATTAGTTTTTAAAGGAATAAGTATTGCTGGTTTGGCAAAAAATAAAATTTCAAAAATAGTACCAGCGCCGGCACGAGAAATGATGCAATCAGCAGCATTATAAAATGGAGCCATATTATGGTTGAAAGAAAAAACATGATGCGGTAATGATAATGATTTATATAAAGAACTCCATTCATCAATATTATCTTTGCCTATTTGATGAATAATTTGTATTGATGAAAGAATAGCTGGATTAGTTAAAACTATATTTTTTATTAAATCATTTATAAAGATTGATCCTTGAGAACCACCTAAAACAAATAATGTTTTGCGATTTTTTTGCAAATTTAATGTGTTTATTGCATGCAATGTTGAGTTGCGATCGGTTTGAGTAAAATTTAACGGATATAAACAATATTCTGATTTTTGCTGTGGTAAATATTTTTTTGCTTCAGGAAAACAGTACCAAATAGTTCTAGCTAAGGGGCTAAGAATTTTAATTGCTTTACCTGGAATTGCGTTAAGTTCAAAAAGTTCAATCGGGATTTTAAGAAATCTTGCCGCAATACAGACAGGCAATGAAATATAACCACCCATACTTATTATTTTGCTTGGTTTATTTTTTCTTAATAATCTAAAGCACTGAAATATAATGAAAATAGTTTTTAATATATAAACCGGATAAAACCAAAGTTTGCGAGGAATATTATCAAGGTAGATAGGAATATGTGTAATAAAAGAATAATTATCTAAAATAGCTTTATCAAGTGCATTTGCAGTAGAAAAAAAAAGAATAGTAGCATCAGCATCTTGATTGTATATCTTTTTTGCAAGTGTTATTGCAGGTATAATATGGCCACCAGATTTTCCTGCTATAAAGGCGATAATAGATTTTTTTTTCATAATTAGTTTAAGAACGCCATTTATTTACTAATGTTTGACATTTGTTTTTTTCAAATATTGGGCATGATAATGATAATGCCTTATCCATCAAAGCAATAGCTTGTTTTGTATTGCCATATTTATAATGTACTTTGCTTAAATGTTTATGTATAAAAAAATCATTAGGTATAATTTGAGCAAGCGAATCTAATAATTTTTCTGCTTTATTATATTTTTTTTGTTTATACCAAATGAGCGCTTGCGTATCAAGATAATGCGGATTTTTTGGTTCTTGTTTTAATGATTTAGAAATTAATTTTTGTGCTTTAATACTATTTTTTTCTTTAGTCAGGTAAAAATATGCGGCTAAATTGAGAAAGGGTGAAAAATTATTTTTCTGTTTTAATTCTTGATCAAATAATTGAGTTAAGGCGTTAAATTCTTGTTGTTCATAATATATATGCGCTAATTGATACGTTATTTTTTGTGTGATTGATTTATCTTCAACTAAAGGGAGTGCTTTTTTTAAATAAGCAATAGCAGTTGAACGGTCTTTTTGTTTTAAAGATAAATCAGCTAAATAAAGTAAAACTAATCCATTTTTAGGAAACGCTGTCTCAATTTTTTTGAACGCTTGTATAATAGCTTCCTGCTCTATTTTTGCCTGATATAAAAGATACAATGCTCGATACCAATTATCATCTAACGGCTCTTTGCTAATCCAAGCAGTTAAAAGAGTAATTGCTTTTTTTGGTATATTTAAGGCACACAATAATTCGATTTTTAATAAACGGGCCGGGCGATACGATGAGTCTTGAGTGAGGCATTTTTCAGTTGCTGTTAAGGCTTGTTTGAATTCGCTTTGTTTATAAAGAGTAAACGCTTGTTCAAAATTTTTTTTCATACTTGCAAAGCCATTATTATTTTGTTTTTTGAAAAGGAGATTAATGAGTTGTTGTTCAACATTTTTATTGCGACCCGTTAATTGAAGAAAAGTGCGATAGCCCGTA from Candidatus Babeliales bacterium includes:
- a CDS encoding PASTA domain-containing protein, translating into MQIFIKFHEYLWILPFTSFIIGYALISVFFHTPIIKTPALIGKNIAAAVLLLSCENLNLRILGQKEDNDLPEGTIITQSPAAHQAIKSNQTIFCVVSKQSEKLITPNLIGMQKEEILSLLKQKRIPYKEYILQSNYPKDTCIAQIPNPGTPLQKSIILYFSGDDSKPVLLPSFKELPIDEVIKFLDGYNLKPKIFHTLMVDSSHQCQNCTVINQKPLPGSLVDISKPLNIQLQVR
- a CDS encoding transglycosylase domain-containing protein, translated to MRIFYFLFILIVISISTALGAFFFIFHSQYIDFSPLQNYNPGRPTIILDDQGNEWARFQLDRREPILFEEIPEHLKQAFIAAEDHDFWSHAGISWKGIIRSFFINCYYGRIVQGASTITQQLVKLLFCDARKTLARKIKEQFIALIVEKQFSKEHIFQTYLNHVYFGCGIYGVEAACQRFWKKHASEISLDEAAVLAAVVKSPGQYCPLLFPLSTQKRRDIILHAMYQLGFIKQEEYETAKQKDLHLIDEKQIIVAPHLKETIRIFLEQLIGKDTLYSKGLIVQTTINKNIQICAQNQFNNQIKLVKDRLMHDIDGALICMHSKTGEIKALVGGANFKLSKFNRALQAKRQFGSIFKPIVFAAAINNGMSFADTEIDEPFCIEQGGYIWKPQNSSCQYEGQMTLARALCYSNNIITIKTLLKVGISNVIELAKKLHLSGSLPPYPSLALGCIDGTLKEAAGMFNVFANNGVYIEPHFIKWVKNQWGTKLWKQKIPQHQVLTSAVTGQVIKVLGLGMARKRMRQPDNWITCDSFGKTGTTNDCRTCWFCGATTTYTTALYLGCDDNQSMGKHVFAASTAFPIWLELNKCINHEKQKFSYDPSLKEIYIDSKTGKQYRTKINASIFSILIPKAYR
- a CDS encoding UDP-N-acetylglucosamine--N-acetylmuramyl-(pentapeptide) pyrophosphoryl-undecaprenol N-acetylglucosamine transferase, with product MKKKSIIAFIAGKSGGHIIPAITLAKKIYNQDADATILFFSTANALDKAILDNYSFITHIPIYLDNIPRKLWFYPVYILKTIFIIFQCFRLLRKNKPSKIISMGGYISLPVCIAARFLKIPIELFELNAIPGKAIKILSPLARTIWYCFPEAKKYLPQQKSEYCLYPLNFTQTDRNSTLHAINTLNLQKNRKTLFVLGGSQGSIFINDLIKNIVLTNPAILSSIQIIHQIGKDNIDEWSSLYKSLSLPHHVFSFNHNMAPFYNAADCIISRAGAGTIFEILFFAKPAILIPLKTNTTNHQYFNAQAIADKFPQLISVLPQEEIMKDNNLFKKTIKTFL